Proteins from a single region of Nomia melanderi isolate GNS246 chromosome 11, iyNomMela1, whole genome shotgun sequence:
- the ast gene encoding single-strand DNA endonuclease protein asteroid: protein MGIPGLTTFINNRSDRYLEYYELRDTYLVIDGNSVCCQIYNLYAKCNCAFGGDYDKFAQCVSDFFDELLKCNVIPLVLMDGGCEDKKLKTVISRTKEKIRVASFFSPVSQQCMKFFPLLNNLVFKEVLREKNIRHVQCLFEADNAIAAVARILNCPVLSYDSDFYIYGTLYIPFDTLEPHIVKSSDGQSYMKRCKIYRVEYLLNSFKGLSQSMLPLAAILLGNDYVKHGIFKNFFRQLKLRGIGKKRYNHRYYNIEATFIWLSRCTLDKAIIGILSRLRKPTRQKILSLIEININGYTNASADILVPLGFSKEFAAQVTTHSVNRIFKFDGDINNLTYIEETCNEGDGETSEDEEQSDELEILDTSNVSEFISSNALIRKLPVWFLNEFLMARYPSYFMDLLIRRLYVCPVQIEDHHYPSSIVISLKIISLIFALLKSGLENQRNVMRYMIRNCNNKITYHELESSNSILSCAVPSLYNLRNIPLIIRQQIVNNTLGIKDNQCINELLPEWILYIACMKYWTEYQELYRLHKCYAYSLFVSLLFNIIDSKIGKHRNMNYFQKKYDSVIQNTQKKRKASNYKPQYEMNVTIFEAYNDINPDDCLLAAPFFISHFEMDKKLYSNPKKFNRTIVHAFADFQSCLYQTMNLNALLDYPYPQIKIANLLNGTLLYNFCNNFKTRCNIDIYINTVLQSSPSLLRLLHVLLLKVRPLFPQLFQNEVNSQRKQVIRRKRVKSNKNEIDSDMEYFSADENLQESSFYDANNSFSMLNFT, encoded by the coding sequence ATGGGTATTCCAGGCTTAacaacttttataaataatcgtTCTGATcgttatttggaatattatgaACTGCGTGACACATATTTGGTAATCGATGGTAATAGCGTTTGTtgtcaaatatataatttatacgcTAAATGTAATTGTGCATTTGGTGGTGATTACGATAAATTTGCTCAATGCGTGTCAGACTTCTTTGACGAACTCTTAAAATGCAATGTGATACCATTGGTCCTAATGGATGGTGGTTGTGaagacaaaaaattaaaaacagttaTATCCAGAACTAAAGAAAAAATTCGAGTGGCATCTTTTTTTTCTCCAGTCAGTCAGCAGTGTATGAAATTTTTCCCTTTATTAAATAACCTTGTGTTTAAGGAAGTTTTAAGGGAGAAGAACATTAGACATGTTCAATGTTTATTTGAGGCTGATAATGCCATAGCTGCTGTGGCAAGAATACTGAATTGCCCTGTGCTCAGTTATGATTCAGACTTCTATATCTATGGAACATTGTATATACCATTTGATACGTTAGAACCTCATATAGTAAAGAGTTCAGATGGACAAAGTTATATGAAACGCTGTAAAATTTATAGAGTCGAGTACCTGTTGAATTCTTTTAAAGGTTTAAGTCAGTCCATGCTGCCATTGGCTGCTATATTATTAGGAAATGATTATGTGAAGCatggtatatttaaaaattttttcagACAATTAAAATTGCGAGGAATCGGAAAAAAAAGATACAATCATAGATATTATAACATAGAAGCAACTTTTATTTGGCTGAGTAGATGTACTCTGGATAAAGCAATCATTGGTATTCTAAGTAGATTGCGTAAACCTACGAGACAAAAAATATTGAGCTTAatagaaatcaatataaatGGTTACACAAATGCATCTGCAGATATACTTGTCCCCTTAGGATTCTCAAAGGAATTTGCTGCTCAAGTTACAACACATTctgtaaatagaatttttaaatttgatggagatattaataatttgacGTACATAGAAGAAACCTGTAACGAAGGGGATGGTGAAACAAGCGAAGATGAAGAACAGAGCGATGAACTTGAAATATTAGATACATCTAATGTATCAGAATTTATTTCCTCCAATGCATTAATTAGAAAGTTACCTGTATGGTTTTTGAATGAATTTCTCATGGCCAGGTATCCTTCATATTTTATGGACTTATTAATTCGTCGTTTATATGTTTGTCCAGTACAAATAGAAGATCATCATTATCCATCAAGCATTGtaataagtttaaaaattattagtcTTATATTTGCACTTTTAAAATCAGGGCTAGAAAATCAGAGAAATGTTATGCGATACATGATaagaaattgtaataacaaaattacatatcACGAATTAGAAAGCTCCAATAGTATACTTTCCTGTGCAGTACCATCTCTGTATAATCTTAGAAATATTCCCTTAATAATTCGACAACAGATTGTAAATAATACCTTAGGAATTAAGGACAATCAATGTATAAATGAACTTTTACCAGAATGGATATTATATATTGCTTGCATGAAATATTGGACCGAATATCAAGAACTGTATAGATTGCATAAGTGTTATGCATattctttatttgtttctttgttatttaatataatagattCCAAGATAGGAAAGCACAGAAATATgaactattttcaaaaaaaatatgATTCAGTAATTCAGAATacacagaaaaaaaggaaagcaaGTAATTATAAGCCACAATATGAAAtgaatgttacaatttttgaaGCCTATAATGATATTAATCCAGATGATTGTTTATTAGCAGCaccattttttatttctcatttcgaaatggacaaaaaattatattcaaatccAAAAAAATTTAATAGGACAATTGTTCATGCATTCGCGGATTTTCAAAGCTGCTTATATCAAACTATGAACTTGAATGCACTCTTAGATTATCCTTACCCGCAGATCAAAATTGCTAATTTGCTTAATGGTaccttattatataatttctgtaataattttaagacaCGTTGTAATATcgatatatacataaatacagTTTTGCAAAGTTCTCCAAGTTTGTTAAGACTGTTGCATGTACTTTTACTGAAAGTAAGACCTCTGTTTccacaattatttcaaaatgaagTAAATTCTCAGAGAAAACAAGTAATCAGAAGGAAACGCGTGAAAtctaacaaaaatgaaattgatagcGATATGGAGTATTTTAGTGCAGATGAAAATTTACAAGAATCATCATTTTATGATGCAAACAATTCTTTTTCCATGTTAAACTTTACATGA
- the DCTN2-p50 gene encoding dynactin subunit 2, translating into MADPKYADLPGIAYDQADVYETTDLPESEQFQIYLEDETDSIEKLHISATEAFNKFKGKHVISETVDFSDCVSLKPRTGYRFGDWEIPGEGEKETPIQKYQRLQHEFKELYDEINDLKQKAKDETEVKSIVDIISQVQDLGKQLDCLKLEECLGADLVATLSDPQGTRLKQLVSQIEAFKQTNILTSEPASKAQNIKVEKTAEPNVLKYQMTYLPEKARMQEAARIALLEQRLCNLESIIGTTTDKLSKFSQNLKCQGIMEAVQELGAKAALLDTYQLDIIENRLASLIHRMDNIAQKKSALALDSEQEQKISEMYEIMKQTETMSQILPQTVNRMLALNTIHQKAAEFNKCLTRLDELQLQITSDLDNNKSLLKGVQDSFASNLEIIKNNIEALDERIKKVSK; encoded by the exons ATGGCTGATCCCAAATATGCCGACTTACCTGGCATT GCATATGATCAAGCAGATGTCTATGAAACTACTGACTTACCAGAATCtgaacaatttcaaatttaccTTGAG GATGAAACtgattctatagaaaaattacatattagtGCTACAGAggcatttaataaatttaaaggtAAACATGTTATTAGCGAGACAGTTGATTTTTCAGATTGTGTGTCACTTAAGCCAAGAACAGGTTACAG gTTTGGAGATTGGGAAATTCCTGGCGAAGGAGAAAAGGAAACACCAATTCAAAAATACCAACGTTTGCAAcatgaatttaaagaattatatgATGAAATAAATGACTTGAAG CAAAAAGCAAAGGATGAAACAGAAGTCAAATCTATTGTTGATATAATTTCACAAGTACAAGATTTAGGAAAACAATTAGATTGCTTAAAGTTAGAAGAATGCCTTGGTGCTGATCTCGTTGCGACTCTATCGGATCCACAAGGCACTAGATTGAA GCAATTGGTGTCTCAAATAGAAGCattcaaacaaacaaatattctcACCTCTGAACCTGCTTCAAAGGCACAGAATATAAAAGTTGAGAAAACAGCTGAACCTAATGTACTTAAGTATCAAATGACCTACCTTCCAGAAAAAGCAAGGATGCAAGAAGCAGCAAGAATTGCATTACTTGAACAAAGACTATGTAATTTAGAGAGTATTATTGGAACAACTACTGATAAACTTTCGAAGTTTTCACAA AATCTCAAATGTCAAGGAATCATGGAAGCTGTTCAAGAATTAGGAGCAAAAGCTGCATTATTAGACACGTATCAACTAGACATCATCGAAAATCGATTAGCTTCTCTAATCCATAGAATGGATAACATTGCGCAGAAAAAGAGTGCATTGGCTCTAGATTCGGAACAAGAGCAAAag ATTTCagaaatgtatgaaattatgaaacaaacAGAAACTATGTCACAGATTTTACCACAAACTGTAAATCGAATGTTGGCTTTAAATACAATTCATCAGAAAG cTGCTGAATTTAACAAATGCTTAACACGTTTAGATGAGTTACAATTACAAATCACATCAGATTTGGACAACAACAAATCCCTTTTGAAAGGAGTCCAAGACAGTTTTGCAtcaaatttagaaattattaaaaacaatatagagGCATTAGATGAACGCATTAAAAAAGTTAGCAAGTGA
- the RpL27 gene encoding ribosomal protein L27 has product MVKIMKTGKVVLVLSGRYAGRKAIVVRNFDDGTTEKQYGHAMVAGIDRYPRKVHKRMGKAKFHKRSKIKPFVKILNYNHLMPTRYTVDLQWDKVTPKDLKDPMKRKKVRFQTRVKFEEKYKSGKNKWFFQKLRF; this is encoded by the exons ATGGTGAAGATTATGAAAACAGGGAAAGTTGTATTGGTCCTTAGTGGCCGATATGCTGGAAGAAAAGCTATCGTAGTGCGTAATTTTGATGATGGTACTACTGAAAAACAGTATGGTCATGCCATGGTAGCAGGAATTGACAGATACCCACGAAAAGTACACAAAAGAATGGGTAAAGCAAAATTTCACAAGCGATCTAAAATCAAGCCTTTTGTAAAG attttaaattataatcatttgATGCCAACAAGATACACTGTAGATTTGCAATGGGATAAGGTGACGCCTAAGGACCTTAAAGACCCAATGAAGCGAAAGAAGGTCAGATTCCAGACACGTGTTAAGTTTGAAGAAAA gTATAAATCTGGTAAAAACAAATGGTTCTTCCAAAAATTACgattctaa